Proteins from a single region of Bogoriella caseilytica:
- the argB gene encoding acetylglutamate kinase, with amino-acid sequence MSEHSLSVAGLPAHSKAEVLIQALPWLRRFAGTRVVIKYGGNAMVDERLKRAFAADVLFLHQVGLRPVVVHGGGPQISAMLQRLAITTEFRAGLRVTTKEAMEVVRMVLTGQVQRELVSLLNADVAHAVGLSGEDGRLFQATRRRLDAQGEAIDLGHVGDVAAVDPTAVMDLLDAGRIPVVSTIAVDAEEPTEVLNVNADTAAAALASALGATKLVMLTDVEGLYAAWPDRSSLVSHIGSERLATLLPSLESGMVPKMAACLQAVRDGVAQAHVIDGRQEHSMLLEIFTDAGVGTLVTLEEPRTAESEENT; translated from the coding sequence ATGAGCGAACACTCCCTGTCCGTCGCCGGGCTGCCCGCCCACAGCAAGGCGGAGGTCCTGATCCAGGCGCTCCCGTGGCTGCGTCGTTTTGCCGGGACCCGCGTGGTCATCAAGTACGGCGGCAACGCGATGGTCGACGAGCGGCTCAAGCGCGCCTTCGCCGCCGATGTGCTCTTTCTCCACCAGGTCGGACTGCGCCCCGTGGTGGTGCACGGCGGAGGACCGCAGATCTCAGCCATGCTGCAGCGTCTGGCGATCACCACCGAGTTCCGCGCCGGGCTCCGGGTCACCACCAAGGAGGCGATGGAGGTGGTGCGCATGGTGCTCACCGGTCAGGTGCAGCGCGAACTGGTCTCCCTGCTCAATGCTGACGTCGCCCACGCCGTGGGACTTTCCGGGGAGGATGGGCGCCTCTTCCAGGCCACGCGGCGCCGACTCGACGCCCAGGGCGAGGCCATTGACCTCGGTCACGTCGGCGACGTGGCGGCCGTGGATCCGACCGCTGTGATGGATCTGCTCGACGCCGGGCGCATCCCGGTGGTCTCGACCATCGCGGTCGATGCCGAGGAACCCACCGAAGTCCTCAACGTCAATGCTGATACCGCTGCGGCGGCGCTGGCCAGCGCTCTCGGAGCCACCAAGCTCGTGATGCTCACCGACGTCGAGGGCCTCTACGCTGCATGGCCCGACCGGAGCTCGCTGGTCTCGCACATCGGTTCGGAGCGGCTGGCCACGCTGCTGCCAAGCCTGGAGTCCGGCATGGTGCCCAAGATGGCCGCCTGCTTGCAGGCGGTGCGCGATGGCGTCGCCCAGGCCCACGTCATCGATGGCCGGCAGGAGCACTCCATGCTCCTGGAGATCTTCACCGACGCCGGCGTGGGCACCCTGGTCACACTGGAAGAACCCCGGACCGCCGAGAGCGAGGAGAACACATGA
- a CDS encoding argininosuccinate synthase, whose amino-acid sequence MSEQNTTRERVVLAYSGGLDTSVAIGWIAEATGAEVIAVAVDVGQGGEDLEVIRQRALDCGAVEAYVADAREEFASEYCVPALKANALYMDAYPLVSALSRPVIVKHLVTAAKQFGATTVAHGCTGKGNDQVRFEVGITSLAPELTCIAPVRDLALTRDKAIDYADRHNLPIETTKSNPFSIDQNVWGRAVETGFLEDIWNGPTKDVYSYTDDPTFPPPADEVVIAFERGVPVAIDGMSVTPLGAVEEMNRRAGAQGVGRIDIVEDRLVGIKSREIYEAPGAMALIAAHQELENVTIEREQARFKKTVGQRWTELVYDGQWFSPLKDSLDAFIEDTQRHVTGEIRLVLHGGRAVVTGRRSDSSLYDFNLATYDTGDSFDQSSARGFIDIYGLPAKLAAARENAS is encoded by the coding sequence ATGAGCGAGCAGAACACCACGCGGGAACGGGTCGTCCTGGCCTACTCCGGAGGCCTCGACACCTCCGTGGCCATCGGCTGGATCGCCGAGGCGACCGGCGCCGAGGTCATCGCGGTGGCCGTGGATGTCGGCCAGGGCGGCGAGGACCTCGAGGTCATCCGTCAGCGCGCCCTGGACTGCGGCGCCGTCGAGGCCTACGTGGCTGACGCCCGTGAGGAGTTCGCCAGCGAGTACTGCGTGCCGGCCCTGAAGGCCAACGCCTTGTACATGGACGCCTACCCGCTGGTCTCCGCGCTCTCGCGGCCGGTGATCGTCAAGCACCTTGTGACCGCCGCCAAGCAGTTCGGGGCCACCACCGTGGCCCACGGGTGCACCGGCAAGGGCAACGACCAGGTGCGCTTCGAGGTGGGCATCACCTCCTTGGCCCCGGAGCTGACCTGCATCGCACCGGTCCGCGACCTCGCCCTCACCCGGGACAAGGCCATCGATTACGCGGACCGGCACAACCTGCCGATCGAGACCACCAAGTCGAACCCCTTCTCCATCGACCAGAACGTGTGGGGGCGCGCAGTGGAGACCGGATTCCTCGAGGACATCTGGAACGGCCCGACCAAGGATGTCTACAGCTACACCGACGACCCCACCTTCCCGCCGCCCGCCGATGAGGTCGTCATCGCCTTCGAGCGCGGAGTGCCGGTGGCCATCGACGGCATGTCCGTGACCCCCCTGGGAGCCGTGGAGGAGATGAACCGGCGCGCGGGTGCTCAGGGCGTGGGTCGCATCGACATCGTCGAGGACCGGCTGGTGGGCATCAAGTCTCGCGAGATCTACGAGGCGCCCGGTGCCATGGCGCTGATTGCCGCACACCAGGAACTGGAGAACGTCACCATCGAGCGGGAGCAGGCCCGTTTCAAGAAGACCGTGGGTCAGCGCTGGACCGAGCTGGTCTACGACGGCCAGTGGTTCTCCCCGCTCAAGGATTCCCTCGATGCCTTCATCGAGGACACTCAGCGCCACGTCACCGGCGAGATCCGCTTGGTGCTGCATGGCGGACGCGCCGTCGTCACCGGGCGTCGCTCGGACTCCAGCCTCTACGACTTCAACCTCGCCACCTACGACACGGGCGACAGCTTCGACCAGTCCAGCGCGCGCGGCTTCATCGACATCTACGGCCTGCCGGCCAAGCTCGCCGCGGCGCGTGAGAACGCGTCGTGA
- a CDS encoding GH39 family glycosyl hydrolase — translation MPRDSSLPTLMIDGRPPTDLALRHVWNECVGAGRANEALRADWQAQFREAVDVLGVRFVRFHGLFHDDMFVYRVEDGGGFAPPEPLPEPVYTFAYVDKVFDAILDAGARPFVELGFMPRALATQTETLFWWKAHCSPPTDMGRWVELVTTTVVHWVERYGIEEVRQWPFEVWNEPNLVPHFWTGTRTEYFELYEATARAIKSVDPSLAVGGPSTSVFVPDDRYAGEYHDPAHESSTAETESPDELDWRPVWIHEFIEYCAQREVPIDFFSTHLYPTDFAASSLNKVRAITRQKDATHRDLEVMRTVIENSPYPDAGLHITEWSTSPSSRDAMHDTLFAAPYIVRAFLRGAPLADSIAYWTFTDVFEEGGGGIGPFHGGFGFVNEQGLHKPTFHAMAMLNRLGDRLLAELPHGAITASSSTGAVSAIFYNYPADMGSEGLASQRTYGDARALSEIGPELRVRHTVEGLPPGASFELEVLDWEHGNVAEAWYQMGSPLNLSREQTAELREIADRLDRRLLTASDHGVLEIDLVLSPWAVASIAQESTH, via the coding sequence ATGCCACGCGATTCGTCGTTGCCCACCCTCATGATCGATGGGCGGCCTCCGACCGATCTCGCGTTGCGGCACGTCTGGAACGAGTGCGTGGGCGCCGGGCGGGCCAACGAGGCGCTGCGGGCCGACTGGCAGGCGCAGTTCCGCGAGGCGGTCGACGTCCTGGGCGTGCGGTTCGTCCGGTTCCATGGCCTGTTCCACGATGACATGTTCGTCTACCGGGTCGAGGACGGCGGGGGCTTCGCTCCACCGGAGCCGCTACCGGAACCGGTGTACACCTTCGCCTACGTCGACAAAGTCTTCGATGCGATCCTCGATGCCGGGGCACGGCCCTTCGTGGAACTGGGCTTCATGCCCCGCGCTCTGGCGACTCAGACCGAGACGCTGTTCTGGTGGAAGGCGCACTGCAGTCCCCCGACGGACATGGGGCGCTGGGTCGAACTGGTGACCACCACGGTCGTGCACTGGGTGGAGCGCTACGGGATCGAGGAGGTGCGGCAGTGGCCCTTCGAGGTGTGGAACGAACCGAACCTCGTTCCCCATTTCTGGACCGGCACCCGGACCGAGTATTTCGAGCTCTATGAGGCGACCGCTCGGGCCATCAAGTCGGTCGACCCGAGCCTCGCGGTGGGCGGACCGTCCACCAGTGTGTTCGTGCCGGATGACCGATACGCCGGGGAGTACCACGACCCTGCGCATGAGTCCTCAACCGCCGAGACGGAGTCACCCGATGAGCTCGACTGGCGGCCAGTGTGGATCCACGAGTTCATCGAGTACTGCGCCCAGCGTGAGGTGCCGATCGACTTCTTCTCCACCCATCTCTATCCGACGGACTTCGCTGCCAGTTCCCTGAACAAGGTCAGGGCCATCACCCGCCAGAAGGACGCCACCCACCGCGATCTCGAGGTGATGCGCACGGTCATCGAGAACAGCCCGTACCCCGACGCCGGCCTGCACATCACGGAGTGGTCGACCTCGCCGTCCAGCCGGGACGCGATGCACGACACCCTGTTCGCGGCGCCGTACATCGTGCGGGCCTTCCTCCGGGGCGCTCCGCTGGCCGACTCGATCGCCTACTGGACCTTCACGGACGTCTTCGAGGAGGGTGGCGGGGGAATCGGCCCCTTCCACGGGGGCTTCGGCTTCGTGAACGAACAGGGCCTGCACAAGCCGACCTTCCACGCGATGGCGATGCTCAACCGCCTGGGCGACCGTCTTCTCGCCGAGCTGCCGCACGGTGCGATCACCGCTTCGTCCAGCACCGGTGCTGTCTCAGCGATCTTCTACAACTATCCGGCCGACATGGGCTCGGAAGGACTGGCCTCCCAACGGACCTACGGTGATGCCCGGGCACTGTCCGAGATCGGTCCTGAGCTCCGGGTCCGGCACACCGTCGAGGGCTTGCCGCCGGGGGCCAGCTTCGAGCTCGAGGTCCTCGACTGGGAGCACGGCAACGTCGCCGAGGCCTGGTACCAGATGGGCTCACCCCTGAATCTCTCACGCGAACAGACCGCTGAGCTGCGCGAGATCGCCGACCGGCTCGATCGTCGTCTCCTGACCGCATCGGATCACGGCGTGCTGGAGATTGACCTCGTGCTTTCGCCCTGGGCAGTCGCCTCGATCGCCCAGGAATCAACCCACTGA
- the argJ gene encoding bifunctional glutamate N-acetyltransferase/amino-acid acetyltransferase ArgJ — MSHPPEMAAQDHPTGVTAAAGFRAAGVTAGLKTSGAPDLALVVNDGPEHVAAAVLTTNRIQAAPVLWTRQAVADGQARAVVLNSGGANACTGAPGFQNTHTTAERTATLLTAAGEEIGPIDVLVCSTGLIGEQLDMAALLPGLDQAVAALDPGAGHDAAVAIMTTDTVAKQAAVTRTAGGSAWTVGGMAKGAGMLAPAMATMLSVITTDAVLTPDVAREALQAATSRTFDRIDSDGCMSTNDTVILLASGASGIAPGAEEFTAALTEVCSSLSQQLLTDAEGASHDIAVEVRGASSETAALAVARAITRSNLVKTAIFGNDPNWGRILASAGTVPAEIAPYEPHEVDVSVNGVLVCRAGGVGEDRSLVDLAAAREVSIQVDLHAGDATATVWTNDLTHDYVHENSAYST; from the coding sequence ATGAGTCACCCGCCCGAGATGGCCGCGCAGGACCACCCGACCGGGGTGACCGCCGCCGCAGGTTTTCGTGCCGCAGGAGTCACCGCAGGTCTGAAGACCTCCGGTGCGCCCGACCTTGCATTGGTCGTCAACGACGGCCCCGAGCACGTCGCAGCCGCTGTGCTGACCACGAACCGCATCCAAGCTGCGCCGGTGCTCTGGACCCGCCAGGCGGTGGCGGATGGGCAGGCCCGCGCCGTCGTGCTGAACTCGGGTGGCGCGAACGCCTGCACCGGTGCGCCGGGCTTCCAGAACACGCACACCACGGCCGAGCGGACTGCGACGCTGCTGACCGCGGCCGGGGAGGAGATCGGTCCCATCGACGTACTCGTCTGTTCCACCGGCCTCATCGGTGAGCAGCTCGATATGGCCGCGCTTCTGCCCGGGCTGGATCAGGCCGTCGCCGCTCTCGACCCTGGTGCGGGACACGACGCTGCCGTGGCCATCATGACCACCGACACGGTGGCGAAACAGGCCGCCGTGACGCGAACCGCGGGCGGCTCCGCCTGGACCGTGGGCGGCATGGCCAAGGGTGCGGGCATGCTCGCTCCGGCCATGGCCACCATGCTCTCCGTGATCACCACCGATGCCGTGCTCACTCCGGACGTCGCTCGTGAAGCTCTCCAGGCAGCGACGTCGCGCACCTTCGACCGCATCGACTCCGACGGGTGCATGTCCACCAATGACACCGTCATCCTGCTGGCCTCGGGTGCCTCCGGGATCGCTCCCGGTGCCGAGGAGTTCACCGCCGCCCTGACCGAGGTCTGTTCGAGCCTGTCCCAGCAGCTCCTCACTGATGCCGAGGGCGCCAGCCACGACATCGCCGTCGAGGTGCGAGGTGCGAGCAGCGAGACAGCTGCCCTGGCGGTGGCACGGGCGATCACGCGCTCCAATCTGGTCAAGACCGCGATCTTCGGCAACGACCCGAACTGGGGCCGCATCCTGGCCTCGGCTGGGACTGTCCCCGCAGAGATCGCCCCGTACGAGCCCCACGAGGTCGATGTCTCGGTGAACGGGGTGCTGGTGTGCCGGGCCGGGGGCGTGGGGGAGGACCGCTCTCTCGTGGATCTCGCTGCGGCACGTGAGGTGAGCATCCAGGTGGACCTGCACGCCGGCGACGCTACCGCCACGGTGTGGACCAACGACCTCACGCACGACTACGTCCACGAGAACAGCGCGTACTCCACATGA
- the argR gene encoding arginine repressor has product MSAPESAAAVGARTAGTKTARHALIAEILTHRAVRSQAELSEALAERGLHATQSTISRDLDELRAHKVRGPEGAAIYALPVEGGGNETTSPAGVEELGARLQRWCAEVLVTAEAAQNLVVLRTPPGAAHILASALDHAVLPEVLGCIAGDDTVLVITRDDATAERLTTRLIDLAG; this is encoded by the coding sequence ATGAGCGCCCCGGAGTCCGCCGCGGCCGTGGGGGCGCGCACCGCGGGAACAAAGACGGCCCGGCATGCGCTGATCGCGGAGATCCTGACCCACCGTGCCGTGCGCTCCCAAGCCGAACTGAGTGAGGCGCTGGCCGAGCGCGGGCTGCACGCCACGCAGTCGACGATCTCCCGTGACCTCGACGAACTGCGGGCGCACAAGGTGCGCGGCCCGGAGGGCGCCGCGATCTACGCACTGCCGGTCGAGGGCGGCGGGAACGAGACCACGTCACCGGCAGGGGTGGAGGAACTCGGTGCTCGACTGCAACGGTGGTGCGCCGAAGTGCTGGTCACCGCCGAGGCCGCCCAGAATCTGGTCGTCCTGCGCACGCCGCCGGGTGCCGCGCACATCCTGGCCTCAGCTCTTGACCATGCGGTGCTGCCCGAGGTGCTCGGGTGTATCGCCGGAGACGACACGGTGCTCGTCATCACTCGTGATGACGCTACCGCGGAGCGGCTCACCACCCGATTGATCGACCTCGCCGGCTGA
- a CDS encoding ABC transporter substrate-binding protein, whose product MRHVRTTGTAALAAVTTLVLAACSTSGEPGAEDNPDVLTVAAWMDIPEELLESFAEETGITVEVNSFPDGASAQTVLRNGLASDGAGLSDVHLVELDWWTEMMAVPEDWATLPEVEGRWVDWKVTQGSVEDEIKGYGTDIGPLAIAFDSELMEEAGLPSDPEGFAEFVGGRDATWESFLEAGRQFTEASDAYWTDSMTTPMQAAINLLPAAFEDPDTGNAIPMSENEPIREIFMRFAEEAQGQASAGIPIGHADWGAGFQAQQWATVITPAWMTGIIAENAAGIEGWMIADVFPEGGGNWGGSFVSVPATGDHVEQAIQLAAHLTSAEAAVAMFHENGQFPSQLEAMDDPAVSETANPFFNDQEVGGIYGQLAAEAGDAAAGGYRGVNFAGIQTLVTDGILRVEDGSQTPEQAWESVVANFDSLGLPTD is encoded by the coding sequence ATGAGGCACGTTCGTACTACCGGGACCGCCGCCCTCGCCGCCGTCACCACGCTTGTGCTTGCCGCCTGCAGTACCTCCGGTGAGCCCGGCGCTGAGGACAACCCCGATGTCCTGACCGTTGCTGCGTGGATGGACATCCCCGAAGAACTCCTGGAGAGCTTCGCGGAGGAGACGGGGATCACCGTCGAGGTGAACTCCTTCCCTGATGGCGCCTCCGCGCAGACCGTGCTGCGCAACGGACTGGCATCCGATGGTGCCGGCCTCTCGGACGTCCACCTGGTGGAGTTGGACTGGTGGACCGAGATGATGGCTGTCCCCGAAGACTGGGCCACGCTCCCTGAGGTCGAGGGACGGTGGGTGGACTGGAAGGTCACCCAGGGCAGCGTCGAGGATGAGATCAAGGGCTACGGCACGGACATCGGTCCCTTGGCCATCGCCTTCGACTCCGAGCTGATGGAGGAGGCAGGACTCCCGTCGGATCCGGAGGGCTTCGCCGAGTTCGTCGGAGGTCGGGACGCGACCTGGGAGTCCTTCCTGGAGGCCGGACGGCAGTTCACCGAGGCCTCCGATGCCTACTGGACCGACTCGATGACCACGCCGATGCAGGCCGCGATCAACCTCCTCCCCGCGGCATTTGAGGACCCGGACACCGGCAACGCCATCCCCATGAGCGAGAACGAGCCGATCCGCGAGATCTTCATGCGCTTCGCCGAGGAGGCTCAGGGGCAGGCATCGGCAGGTATCCCCATCGGCCACGCCGACTGGGGCGCCGGCTTCCAGGCGCAGCAGTGGGCGACCGTGATCACTCCGGCGTGGATGACGGGCATCATCGCGGAGAACGCCGCAGGGATCGAGGGATGGATGATCGCCGATGTCTTTCCCGAAGGCGGCGGCAACTGGGGTGGATCCTTCGTGTCGGTGCCGGCCACCGGGGACCACGTCGAGCAGGCCATCCAGCTGGCCGCCCACTTGACGTCCGCCGAGGCCGCGGTCGCGATGTTCCACGAGAACGGCCAGTTCCCCTCCCAACTGGAGGCCATGGACGATCCGGCAGTCTCCGAGACCGCCAACCCGTTCTTCAACGATCAAGAGGTGGGCGGCATCTACGGGCAGCTCGCCGCTGAGGCCGGGGACGCCGCAGCGGGTGGTTATCGCGGAGTGAACTTCGCCGGCATCCAGACGCTCGTGACTGACGGGATCCTGCGGGTGGAGGACGGCAGCCAGACACCGGAGCAGGCGTGGGAGTCCGTAGTCGCGAACTTCGACAGCCTGGGCCTGCCCACGGACTGA
- a CDS encoding acetylornithine transaminase, which yields MTSADAWMERHRSALMNVFGDPQRVLVKGEGAYVWDAEGRRYLDLLAGIAVNALGHAHPAVLHAVTGQLGELGHVSNFFSTPPQVRLAEEILRLVTPGGAPHGSKVFFANSGAEANEGALKLARRHGGPGRRRVLALEGAFHGRTYGAMSLTWKHAQREPFEPLVPQIEHLPFGDLESLEAALGDDVAALFLEPIQGEAGVRPLPPGYLSAARHLTTEAGALLVLDEVQTGIGRTGEWMGHHQGAITGAEQVVPDVVTLAKGLGGGLPIGAVVALGEGPGTALAPGQHGTTFGGNPVSAAAGLAVLRTLETEDLLDQVWQVGRQLSAGLAEIEGVTEVRGAGLLLAAELAAPQAKAAVAAMLEAGFVVNAPTESALRFAPPLILDAEQADTVLQALPAALRAAGVTG from the coding sequence ATGACCTCCGCCGATGCGTGGATGGAGCGTCACCGCTCCGCGCTGATGAACGTCTTCGGGGACCCGCAGCGCGTTCTGGTCAAGGGAGAGGGAGCCTACGTCTGGGACGCCGAGGGACGGCGCTACCTCGACCTGCTTGCCGGCATCGCCGTCAACGCCCTCGGCCACGCGCACCCGGCGGTGCTGCACGCCGTCACCGGCCAGCTCGGCGAACTCGGTCATGTCTCCAACTTCTTCTCCACTCCTCCCCAGGTGCGTCTCGCCGAGGAGATCCTGCGCCTCGTGACGCCCGGAGGAGCGCCCCATGGCTCAAAGGTCTTCTTCGCCAACTCCGGGGCGGAAGCCAATGAAGGAGCGCTCAAGCTGGCACGACGGCACGGTGGGCCAGGCAGGCGGCGTGTGCTGGCTCTCGAGGGCGCCTTCCACGGCCGGACCTACGGGGCGATGTCGCTGACCTGGAAGCACGCGCAACGCGAACCCTTCGAACCGCTCGTGCCGCAGATCGAGCACCTGCCCTTCGGTGACCTCGAATCCCTGGAGGCAGCACTGGGCGACGATGTGGCCGCGCTCTTCCTGGAACCGATCCAGGGTGAAGCAGGTGTGCGGCCGCTGCCGCCCGGCTATCTCAGTGCGGCGCGGCATCTGACTACCGAGGCGGGCGCCCTCCTCGTGCTCGACGAGGTCCAGACCGGTATCGGCCGTACCGGTGAGTGGATGGGTCACCACCAGGGCGCGATCACCGGCGCTGAGCAGGTGGTCCCGGATGTGGTCACTCTCGCCAAGGGCCTGGGTGGCGGCCTGCCTATCGGGGCGGTGGTCGCCCTGGGTGAGGGGCCGGGCACCGCGCTGGCGCCAGGTCAGCACGGCACGACCTTCGGCGGGAACCCGGTCTCGGCCGCCGCCGGCCTGGCGGTTCTGCGCACCCTGGAAACCGAGGACCTCCTGGACCAGGTGTGGCAGGTCGGCCGTCAGCTCAGTGCCGGTCTCGCCGAGATCGAGGGCGTCACCGAGGTTCGTGGAGCCGGACTGCTCCTGGCTGCCGAGCTCGCCGCCCCGCAGGCCAAGGCTGCTGTGGCCGCGATGCTCGAGGCGGGCTTCGTCGTCAATGCCCCCACCGAGTCCGCGCTGCGCTTCGCCCCGCCGCTCATTCTGGATGCCGAGCAGGCGGACACCGTGCTGCAGGCACTGCCGGCTGCGCTTCGTGCCGCCGGGGTGACGGGATGA
- the argF gene encoding ornithine carbamoyltransferase, which translates to MTPAAAVPDPASLGLRGRHFLKEADFTPQEWVGLVDLAEALKAERASGSEIARLGGKTIALIFEKTSTRTRAAFEVAAFHQGAQTTYLDPAGSQIGHKESIADTARVLGRMYDAIEYRGAAHRNVELLAEHAGVPVMNGLTDDWHPTQMLADALTMREHAPRGPSGSAVPFGELTHAYVGDARNNTGHSILVSGALLGMDIRVVAPSGLQPAPEVVATAEQIAAQTGARVTVTDEIARGVRGADFLSTDIWVSMGEKQEAWDERVGLLRDYQVNAELMAATGKDVRFMHCLPAFHDLQTAVGREIYQRFGLEGLEVTDEVFESEASVVFGQAENRMHTIKAVLVALLS; encoded by the coding sequence GTGACGCCGGCCGCGGCAGTGCCCGATCCCGCATCGCTGGGACTGCGGGGCCGGCACTTCCTCAAGGAAGCGGACTTCACCCCCCAGGAGTGGGTGGGCCTGGTCGACCTCGCAGAGGCTTTGAAGGCTGAGCGCGCTTCGGGCTCGGAGATCGCGCGCCTGGGCGGCAAGACCATCGCGCTGATCTTCGAGAAGACCTCCACCCGGACCCGCGCAGCCTTCGAGGTCGCGGCCTTCCACCAGGGGGCGCAGACCACCTACCTCGACCCGGCTGGTTCACAGATCGGGCACAAGGAGTCCATCGCGGACACCGCGCGAGTGCTGGGGCGCATGTATGACGCCATCGAGTACCGCGGTGCGGCGCACCGCAACGTGGAGCTGCTCGCCGAGCACGCGGGCGTGCCGGTGATGAACGGGCTGACCGATGACTGGCATCCCACGCAGATGCTCGCCGATGCCTTGACCATGCGCGAGCACGCGCCACGTGGGCCCAGCGGTTCCGCGGTGCCCTTCGGTGAACTCACCCATGCATACGTGGGCGATGCCCGGAACAACACCGGGCATTCGATCCTGGTCTCCGGTGCGCTGCTGGGGATGGACATCCGCGTCGTGGCACCGAGCGGACTACAGCCCGCGCCCGAGGTGGTGGCCACCGCCGAGCAGATCGCCGCACAGACCGGCGCCCGCGTGACGGTCACCGACGAGATCGCGCGCGGGGTCCGGGGTGCGGATTTCCTCTCCACCGACATCTGGGTGTCGATGGGGGAGAAGCAGGAGGCCTGGGACGAGCGCGTGGGGCTGCTGCGCGACTATCAGGTCAACGCGGAGTTGATGGCCGCCACCGGCAAGGACGTCCGTTTCATGCACTGCCTGCCGGCCTTCCACGACCTCCAGACCGCGGTGGGCCGTGAGATCTACCAGCGCTTCGGTCTCGAAGGGCTGGAGGTCACCGACGAAGTCTTCGAGTCCGAGGCCTCCGTGGTCTTCGGCCAGGCTGAGAATCGCATGCACACCATCAAGGCGGTCCTGGTCGCGCTCCTGTCCTGA
- a CDS encoding LacI family DNA-binding transcriptional regulator, with product MERTRARRATLADVAAAAGVSKATVSKALNGRDDVAGDTRERVLEAVAALDYKPTTSHGPPPQRSALAVVFDIPASPYILSVLQGVLAAATGEDLDLLTRLAPDRARRTQRRVARQWMSDQHAGGVTGVIGLTLSEPDALLDAAAEAEIPFVMVDPVDTSHRRMVSVGSSNWAGAREAADHLIALGHHRIAWIGGPEASDAARDRFYGFNAALDAAGLTVDPSLVRVGQFDVATGSRYARELLEAPHPPTAIMAADDELAVGVLATAHELGVPVPERLSVTGFDDTPQAAWTTPPLTTVHQHLSDMGRMAVQAVTDMAAGKAPASRHVELATTMTIRGSTGPAPT from the coding sequence ATGGAACGAACACGCGCCCGGCGAGCAACCCTGGCGGACGTCGCCGCCGCCGCCGGCGTCTCGAAGGCCACAGTGTCCAAGGCACTCAACGGTCGTGACGACGTCGCCGGTGACACCCGAGAGCGAGTGCTCGAGGCCGTCGCGGCACTCGACTACAAGCCAACGACCTCCCACGGCCCACCTCCACAGCGCAGCGCGCTGGCCGTGGTCTTCGACATCCCTGCCTCGCCCTACATCCTCAGCGTGCTCCAGGGCGTGCTGGCCGCCGCGACCGGTGAGGACCTCGACCTGCTCACCCGCCTCGCTCCCGACCGTGCGCGCCGGACCCAGCGCCGTGTTGCTCGCCAGTGGATGTCGGATCAGCATGCCGGCGGCGTGACCGGCGTGATCGGCTTGACCTTGTCCGAGCCCGACGCGCTCCTGGATGCCGCTGCCGAGGCAGAGATCCCCTTCGTCATGGTTGATCCGGTGGACACCTCTCACCGGCGCATGGTCAGCGTGGGCTCGTCCAACTGGGCCGGTGCCCGGGAGGCGGCCGACCACCTCATCGCCCTCGGCCACCACCGGATCGCCTGGATCGGCGGGCCGGAAGCTTCCGACGCCGCCCGAGACCGCTTCTACGGTTTCAACGCCGCCCTGGACGCCGCAGGCCTCACGGTCGACCCCTCATTGGTGCGCGTCGGCCAGTTCGATGTGGCCACCGGCTCTCGCTACGCCCGCGAGCTGCTCGAGGCGCCCCACCCGCCGACCGCGATCATGGCGGCCGACGACGAACTCGCCGTCGGCGTACTCGCCACCGCTCACGAGCTCGGTGTCCCTGTGCCGGAACGCCTGAGTGTGACCGGGTTCGATGACACCCCACAAGCAGCCTGGACCACGCCACCGCTGACTACGGTGCACCAGCACCTCAGCGACATGGGGCGGATGGCCGTGCAGGCGGTGACCGACATGGCCGCTGGCAAGGCTCCGGCCTCGCGCCATGTCGAGCTCGCCACCACCATGACCATTCGAGGGAGCACCGGCCCCGCGCCCACCTGA